From the Girardinichthys multiradiatus isolate DD_20200921_A chromosome 22, DD_fGirMul_XY1, whole genome shotgun sequence genome, one window contains:
- the fgf8a gene encoding fibroblast growth factor 8 isoform X2 has protein sequence MRAIPSRLSYLFLYLFAFCFYAQHVSEQSKVTDRVSRRLIRIYQLYSRTSGKHVQVLPNKKINAMAEDGDAHAKLIVETDTFGSRVRIKGAETGLYICMNKKGKLIGKENGQGRDCIFTEIVLENNYTALRNARYDGWYMAFTRRGRPRRGSRTRQHQREVHFMKRLPRGQQPTHPGQHRPFDFIHYPFSQRTKRTRYSSQR, from the exons ATGCGGGCCATCCCATCCAGACTCAGCTATCT GTTTCTGTACCTGTTTGCATTCTGCTTCTATGCTCAG CATGTAAGCGAGCAGAGCAAAGTGACGGACCGGGTGAGCCGCAGGCTGATCCGGATCTACCAGCTGTACAGCCGGACCAGCGGCAAGCATGTGCAGGTCCTGCCCAACAAGAAGATCAACGCCATGGCCGAGGACGGAGACGCGCACG CTAAACTCATTGTAGAGACCGACACATTCGGGAGTCGAGTTCGCATCAAGGGAGCTGAGACGGGCCTCTACATCTGCATGAACAAGAAGGGAAAGCTCATTGGCAAG GAAAATGGACAGGGCCGCGATTGTATCTTCACCGAGATTGTCCTGGAAAACAACTACACGGCCCTGAGGAATGCCCGCTATGATGGCTGGTACATGGCCTTCACTCGCAGGGGGCGGCCGCGCAGGGGCTCCAGGACACGCCAGCACCAGCGTGAGGTGCATTTTATGAAAAGGTTGCCAAGGGGGCAGCAGCCCACCCACCCAGGCCAACATCGGCCTTTTGACTTCATTCACTACCCTTTCAGTCAAAGAACTAAACGTACACGATACTCTTCACAGCGCTGA
- the fgf8a gene encoding fibroblast growth factor 8 isoform X1, which translates to MRAIPSRLSYLFLYLFAFCFYAQVTNQSPPNFTQHVSEQSKVTDRVSRRLIRIYQLYSRTSGKHVQVLPNKKINAMAEDGDAHAKLIVETDTFGSRVRIKGAETGLYICMNKKGKLIGKENGQGRDCIFTEIVLENNYTALRNARYDGWYMAFTRRGRPRRGSRTRQHQREVHFMKRLPRGQQPTHPGQHRPFDFIHYPFSQRTKRTRYSSQR; encoded by the exons ATGCGGGCCATCCCATCCAGACTCAGCTATCT GTTTCTGTACCTGTTTGCATTCTGCTTCTATGCTCAG GTAACCAATCAGTCCCCGCCTAATTTCACGCAGCATGTAAGCGAGCAGAGCAAAGTGACGGACCGGGTGAGCCGCAGGCTGATCCGGATCTACCAGCTGTACAGCCGGACCAGCGGCAAGCATGTGCAGGTCCTGCCCAACAAGAAGATCAACGCCATGGCCGAGGACGGAGACGCGCACG CTAAACTCATTGTAGAGACCGACACATTCGGGAGTCGAGTTCGCATCAAGGGAGCTGAGACGGGCCTCTACATCTGCATGAACAAGAAGGGAAAGCTCATTGGCAAG GAAAATGGACAGGGCCGCGATTGTATCTTCACCGAGATTGTCCTGGAAAACAACTACACGGCCCTGAGGAATGCCCGCTATGATGGCTGGTACATGGCCTTCACTCGCAGGGGGCGGCCGCGCAGGGGCTCCAGGACACGCCAGCACCAGCGTGAGGTGCATTTTATGAAAAGGTTGCCAAGGGGGCAGCAGCCCACCCACCCAGGCCAACATCGGCCTTTTGACTTCATTCACTACCCTTTCAGTCAAAGAACTAAACGTACACGATACTCTTCACAGCGCTGA